The following coding sequences are from one Diprion similis isolate iyDipSimi1 chromosome 9, iyDipSimi1.1, whole genome shotgun sequence window:
- the LOC124410350 gene encoding uncharacterized protein LOC124410350 gives MYRVCLVMCVGLAAAQNIYDNLESRSGSYSQGKPGGIGPLFTSGLSASQNYRDNSYEDNAVTPTPSPTPTLYRTASPQVYRKPTAAPIDAARDYQHQAPVRVPPQPQRQRNPPQFQNSPEQRPEAEEIEEEKEEEPDRLSILLQQSKFGCLNKQTGYYADEELNCEVFHYCQDNAKFSWICPEGFTFHQVHLICMPPSGDITCKKSSQYHFVNEYLYKPLNLAEAENKPNVTLRYSERYYPADIYADEREEAEYQVTSPTPAPVVRRPTQQVFLPQHGGPINALAQGRPQHQQQQIPSQFRVPVNQVFRSPEEVNIPLQQRRPQPLPQQQQQPLRRFPQVRPDEEDYE, from the exons ATGTATCGAGTGTGTTTGGTGATGTGCGTGGGCCTTGCGGCTGCGCAAAATATCTACGACAACTTGGAGTCCAGGTCGGGATCATACTCCCAAGGAAAACCCGGTGGCATTGGTCCTCTATTCACTTCCGGTCtcagtgcctcacagaattataGAGACAACAGCTACGAGGATAATGCAGTGACTCCTACTCCCTCGCCAACCCCAACTCTTTACAGAACTGCGAGTCCACAG GTCTATCGCAAGCCCACCGCTGCGCCGATAGATGCTGCTAGAGATTATCAGCACCAGGCACCCGTCAGAGTTCCACCGCAACCACAACGTCAAAGAAATCCTCCCCAGTTTCAAAACTCCCCCGAG cagCGTCCCGAAGCCGAGGAGatagaggaagagaaagaagaggagCCTGACCGTCTGAGCATCCTTTTACAACAGAGTAAATTCGGGTGTTTGAACAAGCAAACCGGTTACTACGCCGACGAGGAATTGAACTGCGAGGTCTTCCACTACTGTCAAGACAACGCGAAGTTCTCATGGATATGTCCCGAAGGATTCACCTTCCACCAG GTTCACCTCATCTGCATGCCTCCCAGCGGTGATATTACCTGCAAAAAGAGTTCCCAGTACCATTTCGTCAACGAATATCTCTACAAGCCTCTGAACCTCGCCGAAGCCGAGAACAAACCCAACGTAACACTGCGGTACAGCGAACGGTACTATCCGGCCGACATTTATGCCGATGAACGAGAGGAGGCCGAGTACCAGGTCACTTCCCCGACACCTGCTCCCGTCGTTCGCCGTCCTACTCAACAG GTATTCTTGCCCCAGCATGGCGGGCCGATCAACGCTCTTGCCCAGGGAAGACCCCAGCACCAACAGCAGCAAATTCCTTCCCAATTTCGCGTACCGGTTAACCAAGTGTTTCGCAGTCCCGAAGAAGTGAATATTCCACTTCAGCAAAGGCGACCTCAACCACTGcctcagcagcagcaacaacctTTGAGAAGGTTCCCTCAAGTCAGACCCGACGAAGAGGATTACGAGTAA